A region of the Candidatus Caldatribacterium sp. genome:
TCTCACGTCTGTTCCTCCCCCAGAGTCTCAAGAAAAATAGTATCGTTAGTGTAGATGCATATCTCTGAAGCAATCTGCAGAGCAATACGGGCAATGTCCCGGGCAGTAAAGGAAGTGTGCCTGAGGAGAGCCTTGGCAGCTGCTAAAGCATAGTTTCCCCCAGAGCCAATGGCAGCAACTGGCTCATCAGGCTCTATGACATCCCCTCGCCCTGAAATGATGAAAATGTGGGACAGGTCCATGGCAATAAGAAGAGCATCGAGCTGACGAAGAATCTTATCGGTCCGCCACATCTTCGCAAGCTCTATCGCAGCTCGAGGAAGGTTTCCTCCGTACATGTTGAGCTTCTCCTCAAGCCGCTCAAGAAGCGTCAGGCAATCCGCCCCGGTTCCAGCAAAACCAGCAAGAACCTTATCCTGGTAGAGTCTCCTGATTTTCCTTGCTCCCCGCTTCACCACGGTTTCGCTCATCGTGACCTGGCCATCACACGCCATTGCTCCTTGTCCATCCTTCAAAACGGCTATGACCGTAGTTGCACGAATCACTCTTCGTCCTCCTTCGCCTTTCTTGCATGAGGATGGGCACTCTCGTACACCTTTTTCATTTTACTCCAATCAAGGTGGGTGTAAATCTGGGTTGTCGATAAGCTCGAGTGCCCAAGAGCCTCCTGAATGACCCGAAGTTCCCCGCCTCCGGAGAGGAAGTGGGTTGCGAAAGTGTGTCGGAAAATGTGGGGGAAAAGCTTTTTTCCCT
Encoded here:
- the hslV gene encoding ATP-dependent protease subunit HslV, whose amino-acid sequence is MIRATTVIAVLKDGQGAMACDGQVTMSETVVKRGARKIRRLYQDKVLAGFAGTGADCLTLLERLEEKLNMYGGNLPRAAIELAKMWRTDKILRQLDALLIAMDLSHIFIISGRGDVIEPDEPVAAIGSGGNYALAAAKALLRHTSFTARDIARIALQIASEICIYTNDTIFLETLGEEQT